From a single Anaerolineales bacterium genomic region:
- the speB gene encoding agmatinase, which yields MTLEGTHGYWGDLHRPGLTPEQTDFTVIGIPFDGLASARKGAALAPERLRYWSRHLTPYSEDRTRLKNLTVCDLGDIKIARPESDFELVRRQVADLPNMPILLGGDHSVTIPILHGQRERYKDLRLGVLWVDAHPDLCDVFDGSRLSHANTMRRALDFGIEPHDVCMVGLRSWEEQEIDLIENGGIHVYTAADVAERGMRKVADSVYNILNDCDAVHISLDIDCLDPSAAPGTGIPEFGGLTSRDVLTLIKGMQGLSLVGLDVVEITPPLDPSESTVFAGLKIIMEYIAVIAREKQKAG from the coding sequence ATGACCCTTGAAGGCACCCATGGCTACTGGGGTGATCTCCATCGCCCCGGACTGACTCCCGAACAAACTGATTTCACAGTCATCGGCATCCCGTTTGACGGGCTTGCCAGCGCGCGGAAGGGAGCGGCGCTCGCGCCTGAACGTTTGCGTTACTGGTCGCGGCATCTGACGCCGTACAGCGAGGACCGGACGCGCCTGAAGAATTTGACCGTCTGTGATCTTGGGGATATTAAGATCGCGCGTCCCGAATCGGACTTTGAACTGGTGCGCCGTCAGGTGGCGGATCTGCCGAACATGCCGATCCTTCTCGGTGGTGACCATTCGGTGACCATCCCCATCCTGCACGGACAGCGCGAACGTTACAAAGACCTTCGTCTTGGCGTGCTGTGGGTGGATGCCCATCCCGATTTGTGTGATGTCTTCGACGGTTCGCGCCTTTCCCATGCCAATACCATGCGCCGCGCATTGGATTTCGGCATCGAACCGCATGACGTGTGCATGGTCGGATTGCGCTCGTGGGAAGAGCAGGAAATTGACCTGATCGAGAACGGGGGCATCCACGTCTACACCGCTGCGGATGTGGCGGAGCGCGGTATGAGAAAAGTGGCGGACAGCGTCTATAACATCCTCAACGATTGCGACGCCGTCCACATATCGCTGGATATTGACTGCCTTGACCCATCCGCTGCGCCGGGCACGGGCATCCCTGAATTCGGCGGCTTGACATCGCGCGATGTGCTGACCCTCATCAAGGGTATGCAGGGGCTTTCGCTCGTCGGCTTGGATGTGGTGGAGATCACCCCGCCGCTCGACCCGTCC